The Setaria viridis chromosome 6, Setaria_viridis_v4.0, whole genome shotgun sequence genome contains a region encoding:
- the LOC117861177 gene encoding caffeic acid 3-O-methyltransferase — MGSTAADVAAVADEEACMYALQLVSSSILPMTLKNAIELGLLEVLQKDPAAALSPEEVVARLPVAPTNPDAPVMVDRMLRLLASYDVVRCQMEDKDGKYSRRYAAAPVGKWLTPNEDGVSMAALALMNQDKVLMESWYYLKDAVLDGGIPFNKAYGMTAFEYHGTDPRFNRVFNEGMKNHSVIITKKLLEFYTGFEGVGTLVDVGGGIGATLHAITSCHPQIKGVNFDLPHVISEAPPFPGVQHVGGDMFKSVPAGDAILMKWILHDWSDAHCATILKNCYDALPANGKVIIVECVLPVNPEATPKAQGVFHVDMIMLAHNPGGKERYEREFRELAKGAGFTGFKATYIYANAWAIEFTK, encoded by the exons atgggctccaccgccgccgacgtggccgcggtcgccgacgaggaggcgTGCATGTACGCGCTGCAGCTGGTGTCGTCGTCCATCCTGCCGATGACGCTCAAGaacgccatcgagctgggcctGCTGGAGGTGCTCCAGAAGgaccccgcggcggcgctgtcgccggaggaggtggtggcgcggcTCCCCGTGGCGCCGACCAACCCCGACGCGCCGGTGATGGTGGACCGCATGCTGCGGCTGCTCGCCTCCTACGACGTCGTGAGGTGCCagatggaggacaaggacggcAAGTACTCCCGCCGgtacgccgccgcgccggtggGCAAGTGGCTCACCCCCAACGAGGACGGCGTCTCCATGGCCGCGCTCGCGCTCATGAACCAGGACAAGGTCCTCATGGAGAGCTG GTACTACCTGAAGGACGCTGTTCTGGACGGCGGCATCCCGTTCAACAAGGCGTACGGCATGACGGCGTTCGAGTACCACGGCACGGATCCTCGCTTCAACCGCGTGTTCAACGAGGGCATGAAGAACCACTCGGTGATCATCACCAAGAAGCTCCTCGAGTTCTACACGGGCTTCGAGGGCGTGGGCACCCTggtcgacgtcggcggcggcattggCGCCACCCTCCACGCCATCACCTCCTGCCATCCGCAGATCAAGGGCGTCAACTTCGACCTCCCCCATGTGATCTCCGAGGCGCCGCCGTTCCCCGGCGTGCAGCACGTCGGCGGCGACATGTTCAAGTCGGtccccgccggcgacgccatccTCATGAAGTGGATCCTCCACGACTGGAGCGACGCCCACTGCGCGACGATCCTCAAGAACTGCTACGACGCGCTGCCGGCGAACGGCAAGGTCATCATCGTCGAGTGCGTCCTGCCGGTGAACCCGGAGGCTACCCCCAAGGCGCAGGGCGTGTTCCACGTCGACATGATCATGCTCGCGCACAACCCCGGCGGCAAGGAGAGGTACGAGAGGGAGTTCAGGGAGCTCGCCAAGGGCGCGGGGTTCACCGGGTTCAAGGCCACCTACATCTACGCCAACGCAtgggccatcgagttcaccAAGTGA